One segment of Primulina tabacum isolate GXHZ01 chromosome 6, ASM2559414v2, whole genome shotgun sequence DNA contains the following:
- the LOC142549403 gene encoding uncharacterized protein LOC142549403 isoform X1, translated as MQRIVDNVIAVAKESVKTFTYESVNNIVRLINGMSALLLAILPGKTSILEGMQGWELRPTFRGPRLPRWMENGASSFNQFIHQLSIDSDTSSSVDYSSGGEDSDIIYPGSPLSQSSRISRESSFPQIVDRRRHWVRLVLSWLLLPLRVLLGIPQNLFNMAYRRASKTPVKARNHRPLTVRSPRRLQSLKDHVVQRATDRRRSVVEDLHLGTEIFIESIFDNVHKAAHCLLAPMDTIRRVFIWFSSRGSESEDTSGDGLDISVSTAVLSDNDPAPIERRTTFHNSLNTDARTCRDVITELGYPYEAISVVTADGYVLLLERIPRRDARKVVYLQHGILDSSMGWVSNGVIGSPAFAAFDQGYDVFLGNFRGLVSREHVDKSISSRQYWTYSINEHGIEDIPAMIEKIHEIKISELNSSESNVEEENNIDQPYKICAICHSLGGAGILMYVLTRRIEEKPHRLSRLILLSPAGFHHDSTLVFSAVESLFLLFAPLLAPFLPAFYIPTRFFRMLLNKLARDFHNLPAVGGLVQTLMSYVVGGDSSNWVGVLGLPHYNMDDMPGVAFRVALHLAQMKRSGKFTMFDYGSAASNMDVYGSPEPLDLGECYRLIDIPVDLVAGRKDKVVKPSMVREHFRLMKDAGIDVSFSEFEYAHLDFTFSHREELLSYVMSRLLLVDPDSKQVRRQKSLKLKRKDVHGEEVVMK; from the exons ATGCAAAGGATCGTTGACAATGTTATCGCCGTCGCAAAAGA GTCTGTCAAGACATTCACTTATGAATCAGTCAATAATATTGTAAGGCTGATCAATGGAATGTCAGCATTATTGTTGGCTATTTTACCTGGAAAGACTTCTATACTTGAAGGCATGCAAGGTTGGGAGCTTAGGCCAACTTTTCGCGGACCTCGACTCCCCCGCTGGATGGAGAA TGGCGCATCATCTTTCAACCAATTTATTCACCAACTCTCCATTGATTCTGATACGTCCTCAAGTGTAGATTATTCATCTGGAGGAGAAGATAGCGACATTATATATCCTGGTTCCCCTTTGTCTCAGAGTTCCCGAATCTCAAGGGAAAGCAGTTTCCCCCAGATTGTTGACCGGAGGAGACATTGGGTTAGACTAGTGCTTTCATGGCTTCTGCTCCCCTTGAGAGTTCTTTTGGGCATTCCACAAAATCTTTTTAATATGGCTTATCGTCGAGCTTCTAAGACCCCTGTTAAAGCCAGAAACCACCGGCCTTTAACGGTGCGTTCTCCTAGGAGGTTGCAAAGCCTTAAGGATCACGTTGTTCAGCGGGCTACTGATCGCAGACGCAGCGTTGTTGAG GATCTACACCTTGGTACAGAGATCTTCATTGAATCTATATTTGATAATGTTCACAAGGCAGCCCATTGCCTTCTAGCGCCTATGGACACCATCAGAAGGGTATTTATATGGTTCTCTTCTAGAGGCAGTGAAAGTGAAGATACTTCTGGTGATGGATTGGACATCTCTGTCTCTACAGCCGTTCTCTCAGATAATGATCCAGCTCCCATCGAAAGGAGGACAACTTTCCACAACTCCCTCAATACAGATGCTCGGACATGTCGAGATGTAATAACAGAGCTTGG GTATCCATATGAAGCTATTAGTGTGGTTACTGCTGATGGTTATGTTCTTCTTTTGGAAAGGATCCCGAG GAGAGATGCTCGAAAAGTAGTCTATCTGCAGCATGGAATATTAGATTCATCCATGGG GTGGGTGTCAAATGGGGTGATTGGCTCTCCAGCCTTTGCAGCTTTTGATCAAG GGTATGATGTTTTTCTTGGAAATTTTCGTGGGTTGGTTTCAAGAGAGCACGTCGACAAAAGTATCTCATCGCGACA GTATTGGACATATTCGATAAATGAACATGGGATTGAAGATATACCTGCAATGATAGAGAAGATACATGAAATTAAGATCTCAGAATTGAATTCCAGCGAATCTAATGTGGAGGAAGAAAATAATATCGATCAACCTTACAAAATTTGTGCAATTTGTCACAGCCTTGGAGGAGCGGGTATTCTAATGTATGTTCTAACACGAAGGATCGAGGAGAAACCCCACCGACTTTCAAGGCTGATTCTCCTTTCACCAGCTGGCTTTCACCATGATTCTACACTCGTGTTCTCAGCAGTAGAGAGCCTGTTTCTTTTGTTTGCCCCCCTCTTAGCACCTTTCTTGCCAGCTTTCTACATTCCCACTCGATTTTTTCGTATGTTACTGAATAAATTGGCTCGTGACTTCCACAACTTACCTGCGGTTGGGGGATTGGTACAAACTCTAATGAGTTATGTTGTTGGTGGGGACAGTTCGAACTGGGTTGGAGTCTTAGGTTTGCCACACTACAATATGGATGACATGCCCGGGGTTGCATTTCGAGTGGCGCTTCATCTGGCACAAATGAAACGTTCAGGAAAGTTCACAATGTTCGATTACGGTAGTGCTGCCTCCAATATGGATGTTTATGGTTCTCCCGAGCCATTGGACTTGGGAGAATGCTACAGGCTTATCGACATTCCTGTTGATCTTGTTGCAGGCAGGAAAGACAAAGTGGTCAAGCCTTCTATGGTACGAGAACACTTCCGGTTGATGAAAGATGCTGGAATCGATGTTTCATTTAGCGAGTTCGAGTATGCACACTTGGACTTCACATTCTCACATCGCGAGGAGCTTTTATCCTATGTTATGTCACGGTTGCTGCTCGTGGACCCTGACTCTAAGCAGGTGCGTCGACAGAAATCTCTGAAACTGAAAAGAAAAGACGTACATGGAGAGGAAGTGGTAATgaaatga
- the LOC142549403 gene encoding uncharacterized protein LOC142549403 isoform X2 translates to MSALLLAILPGKTSILEGMQGWELRPTFRGPRLPRWMENGASSFNQFIHQLSIDSDTSSSVDYSSGGEDSDIIYPGSPLSQSSRISRESSFPQIVDRRRHWVRLVLSWLLLPLRVLLGIPQNLFNMAYRRASKTPVKARNHRPLTVRSPRRLQSLKDHVVQRATDRRRSVVEDLHLGTEIFIESIFDNVHKAAHCLLAPMDTIRRVFIWFSSRGSESEDTSGDGLDISVSTAVLSDNDPAPIERRTTFHNSLNTDARTCRDVITELGYPYEAISVVTADGYVLLLERIPRRDARKVVYLQHGILDSSMGWVSNGVIGSPAFAAFDQGYDVFLGNFRGLVSREHVDKSISSRQYWTYSINEHGIEDIPAMIEKIHEIKISELNSSESNVEEENNIDQPYKICAICHSLGGAGILMYVLTRRIEEKPHRLSRLILLSPAGFHHDSTLVFSAVESLFLLFAPLLAPFLPAFYIPTRFFRMLLNKLARDFHNLPAVGGLVQTLMSYVVGGDSSNWVGVLGLPHYNMDDMPGVAFRVALHLAQMKRSGKFTMFDYGSAASNMDVYGSPEPLDLGECYRLIDIPVDLVAGRKDKVVKPSMVREHFRLMKDAGIDVSFSEFEYAHLDFTFSHREELLSYVMSRLLLVDPDSKQVRRQKSLKLKRKDVHGEEVVMK, encoded by the exons ATGTCAGCATTATTGTTGGCTATTTTACCTGGAAAGACTTCTATACTTGAAGGCATGCAAGGTTGGGAGCTTAGGCCAACTTTTCGCGGACCTCGACTCCCCCGCTGGATGGAGAA TGGCGCATCATCTTTCAACCAATTTATTCACCAACTCTCCATTGATTCTGATACGTCCTCAAGTGTAGATTATTCATCTGGAGGAGAAGATAGCGACATTATATATCCTGGTTCCCCTTTGTCTCAGAGTTCCCGAATCTCAAGGGAAAGCAGTTTCCCCCAGATTGTTGACCGGAGGAGACATTGGGTTAGACTAGTGCTTTCATGGCTTCTGCTCCCCTTGAGAGTTCTTTTGGGCATTCCACAAAATCTTTTTAATATGGCTTATCGTCGAGCTTCTAAGACCCCTGTTAAAGCCAGAAACCACCGGCCTTTAACGGTGCGTTCTCCTAGGAGGTTGCAAAGCCTTAAGGATCACGTTGTTCAGCGGGCTACTGATCGCAGACGCAGCGTTGTTGAG GATCTACACCTTGGTACAGAGATCTTCATTGAATCTATATTTGATAATGTTCACAAGGCAGCCCATTGCCTTCTAGCGCCTATGGACACCATCAGAAGGGTATTTATATGGTTCTCTTCTAGAGGCAGTGAAAGTGAAGATACTTCTGGTGATGGATTGGACATCTCTGTCTCTACAGCCGTTCTCTCAGATAATGATCCAGCTCCCATCGAAAGGAGGACAACTTTCCACAACTCCCTCAATACAGATGCTCGGACATGTCGAGATGTAATAACAGAGCTTGG GTATCCATATGAAGCTATTAGTGTGGTTACTGCTGATGGTTATGTTCTTCTTTTGGAAAGGATCCCGAG GAGAGATGCTCGAAAAGTAGTCTATCTGCAGCATGGAATATTAGATTCATCCATGGG GTGGGTGTCAAATGGGGTGATTGGCTCTCCAGCCTTTGCAGCTTTTGATCAAG GGTATGATGTTTTTCTTGGAAATTTTCGTGGGTTGGTTTCAAGAGAGCACGTCGACAAAAGTATCTCATCGCGACA GTATTGGACATATTCGATAAATGAACATGGGATTGAAGATATACCTGCAATGATAGAGAAGATACATGAAATTAAGATCTCAGAATTGAATTCCAGCGAATCTAATGTGGAGGAAGAAAATAATATCGATCAACCTTACAAAATTTGTGCAATTTGTCACAGCCTTGGAGGAGCGGGTATTCTAATGTATGTTCTAACACGAAGGATCGAGGAGAAACCCCACCGACTTTCAAGGCTGATTCTCCTTTCACCAGCTGGCTTTCACCATGATTCTACACTCGTGTTCTCAGCAGTAGAGAGCCTGTTTCTTTTGTTTGCCCCCCTCTTAGCACCTTTCTTGCCAGCTTTCTACATTCCCACTCGATTTTTTCGTATGTTACTGAATAAATTGGCTCGTGACTTCCACAACTTACCTGCGGTTGGGGGATTGGTACAAACTCTAATGAGTTATGTTGTTGGTGGGGACAGTTCGAACTGGGTTGGAGTCTTAGGTTTGCCACACTACAATATGGATGACATGCCCGGGGTTGCATTTCGAGTGGCGCTTCATCTGGCACAAATGAAACGTTCAGGAAAGTTCACAATGTTCGATTACGGTAGTGCTGCCTCCAATATGGATGTTTATGGTTCTCCCGAGCCATTGGACTTGGGAGAATGCTACAGGCTTATCGACATTCCTGTTGATCTTGTTGCAGGCAGGAAAGACAAAGTGGTCAAGCCTTCTATGGTACGAGAACACTTCCGGTTGATGAAAGATGCTGGAATCGATGTTTCATTTAGCGAGTTCGAGTATGCACACTTGGACTTCACATTCTCACATCGCGAGGAGCTTTTATCCTATGTTATGTCACGGTTGCTGCTCGTGGACCCTGACTCTAAGCAGGTGCGTCGACAGAAATCTCTGAAACTGAAAAGAAAAGACGTACATGGAGAGGAAGTGGTAATgaaatga